The Candidatus Methylomirabilota bacterium genome includes the window CGGCCCGCAGCGCCGACCGCGATCGCGCGCTCGAGATGTTCGCGCGGGCCTACTATCCCGGCCGCAGCGGCCAGATCGCACTGGTGCCGAAGAAGGGCGGGTTCATCACGCGCCGCGGCACCGCGTTCATGCACGGCAGCCCGTGGGGCTATGACGTGCACATCCCGTTCCTCCTCTGGGGTCCCGGCCACGTCCGCAAGGGCGTGTTCAGCGCGCCGGTCGCGCAGCAGGACATGGCTCCGACGCTGGCTCGAATGCTCGGCGTCGTTCTCCCGGGCGCGACCGGGCGGCCCCAAGGTCAGGCTCTGGTCACCGGCGCGCGCCCTCCGCGAGTGATGCTGCTGATCGTGCTCGACGGCATGCGCGCGGACTACCTCGATCGGCGTGCGGCTGATCTGCCCGAGCTCACTCGCCTGAGACGCGAGGGCGCCTCCTTCGTTCAGGCGCGCGTGACGCACGCGCCCTCGATCACGACCGCGGGTCACGCGACGATCGCCACGGGGACCGACCCGCGCCGCCATGGCATCGTCACCAATACGATCTTCGACCGCACGTCCGGCAAGGAGGTCGAGCTCTTCCGGGGTCTGTCGCCGCGCAACCTGATGGCGTTGGCACTCGCCGACGTGTGGAACGTCGAGACGGACGGCCAGGCGATCATCGCCACCCAGGTCAGCATCGGCCGCGCGGGCAGTCTCGCCGGTCACGGCGCCTGTCTGCTCGGCGCGAGATCGACGCTCTATGCGGCCTACGACGCGGCGTCGGGTCATTGGCAGACCGACCCAGCTTGTTTCCGTCTGCCCGAGAGCCATGCCTCTCTCGACAGCCGGTCGGTGTGGGAGCGGGACGGTGGCACCTGGATGGGTCACGCGAGCGCCGATGCCGACGCGGTCCGGCGGA containing:
- a CDS encoding alkaline phosphatase family protein produces the protein ARSADRDRALEMFARAYYPGRSGQIALVPKKGGFITRRGTAFMHGSPWGYDVHIPFLLWGPGHVRKGVFSAPVAQQDMAPTLARMLGVVLPGATGRPQGQALVTGARPPRVMLLIVLDGMRADYLDRRAADLPELTRLRREGASFVQARVTHAPSITTAGHATIATGTDPRRHGIVTNTIFDRTSGKEVELFRGLSPRNLMALALADVWNVETDGQAIIATQVSIGRAGSLAGHGACLLGARSTLYAAYDAASGHWQTDPACFRLPESHASLDSRSVWERDGGTWMGHASADADAVRRTAPFATFEGDAVVALLEHEPIGQDEVTDLVFVNLKVPDFIGHAYGPDSAELRAGLAETDRQIARVLAVLDRKAGRDYVVAITADHGMPSEPPADGRHYAEDVVKRLHDRFDPEGRLVTHYGAENSQFFVDRRRLAERGLTLEQLRDAVQALPFVFAAFTEDEVRAAASRLE